The sequence below is a genomic window from Salvelinus sp. IW2-2015 unplaced genomic scaffold, ASM291031v2 Un_scaffold3582, whole genome shotgun sequence.
TATGAGATATGACTTGTCTCATATAAAGTTAAAGATATGATTATGAAGAGTTGGTTATAATGATATAGGATTTATTATTATCATATGATTATATGAGtatataacttggctatataatTGTTATATGAGTATATGAGTGTTATTATGAAGAGATGAGTTTGAGTATAATGATTGTTATATGAAGTATATGAGTTGTTATAGAGTTAGATTGTTATATAAGGTATCATGATTTCCTATATTAGGTTGTTATATGCATAATGACTGGTATATAAGTTGTTGATATGAGTATATGATATGTATGCAGTATAGGCAGTGGTTATATAAGTGTATATGAGTATTATGAGTTGTTATATGAGTTATATGAGTTGTTATAACGGAGTATATGAGTTGTTATATGCAGATATTGATTGTTATATGAGTATGGAGTTGTATGAGCTATAGGAGTTATATATGAGTATAGGAGTTGTTTATCTATGAGTTATAGAGTTGTTATATGAGTTATCAGGACGTTGTCTAATTATGCGAGGTATAGacgttttatgatgagtatatgAGTTGTTATATGAGTATAGGAATTGTTATATAAGTTGTTATATGAGTTATAGGAGTTTATATGAGTAAGGAGTAGTTATATGACTATATGAGGTGTTCATGAGTATAGGAGTTGTTATATAGTATATGAGTTGTTAGATGAGTATATGAGTTTTATATGAGTTATGAATTTGCAACATCAAATGCCAAATGTATTGATTATAGTCCTTCTTACGATCAGCTATGATCTCACAAGTGCTGCTCACAGAGAAACCAGCCTCAAAACCCCATACAGCAAGCAATGGCAGGCGGTAGAAGCCAATGAGTTGGTTATATGCACGGTATATGAGTGTTCTATGAGCTATTGAGTGTTATGATTAGTATTATGAGGTTGTTATATGAGGATTATAGTTGGTATGCATGAGGGGGTTTATAGGATTGTTCATGAGCTATATCAGTTGCTCTATATGATTGTTATTGAGTTTGTTATGATATATGAGTAGGTTTATTACGCAGTATTATTGAGTTGTGTATATGGAGTTATATGAGGTTGTTTATGAGTTGCGTATATGAGTATATGAGTTGTTATATGATGGTGACTATGAATTGGATATGCGTCTGGAAGAACGCGGGCCAATAGCTATATGCTGAATGGTGTTGTTGTTTGCAGCATCTGTCCCGAGCTGTGTTCTCGGCTTGTCCAAGGAGAGGTCTATTGATGTCCCCAGCCTGTCAGACGAGCCTTCTTCTCTTCGACTGGTGAGTCGCCCCTCCCGTCCCCTcccgctcccctcccctcccctcccctcccctcccctcctctcctctcgctgctcctcctcctctcctctcctctcctctcctctcctctcctctctctcttctcttctcttctcttctcttctcttctcttctcttctcttctcttctcttctcttctctttgctCTGCTTGACTGTATGTATCTGTTTCCATGCTTGGTGGTTTGTTACAAATGTTTACCAACAGATGATGTACATTATCTGTATGAAGACATTGAGTTGCGGTGTCTAACAGACCACTGTGTGAATGATTGACAGGCATCCACAACACCGCGACATTTGAACCAGAAGGCGTCGTTGATGGCaacctctgatctggagagacagTTTGACACCCGGGGCAGTAGGAGGCACTGCAGCCCCAGTCCCAGCCTGGACTAYGTATGttaaaaatagctagcaatgctaatgtcAGTTAGCTAAAAATTCGATGYTGTCCCCTCAATCTCACGAGCCTCGTAATTATCAGACCGATCTCGTAAGCTTCCATTCCGTTTCGCTACAGTAATCAGACCGGTAATTACGAGGCTACAATcttactgcatctaaagtcaatctagCGACATCTCAATGAtcacaaaaggttttcctaccaatcatttgaaatgtcattGTGTTTTAaagccactgtaatgcacttttgatGAAATATTCATTAGCGCCTTATTGGCAATGCAATGTTCATTCGAGCATCAAGAGAATCTTCAAAACATTTTGTGACGTGCAACCCATAAACATCTGCACTGGGAGACAAATCAACCCCCAATAAATGGACCTGAATGACACGTGTACTTCCTGGTCTCTTTTATGACGGAGTCTCTGACTTTTCCTCTTTAGTGTTCTAGTTCCTGTACAGGGTTACACACTGTAACATCGTGATCTATACTCACCTTTCACTTACTGTCCCCCCCTCACCAGGTGTATGCTGTTCCTCCGACGGTGGTCCCAGACCCCAGCTATGACATCCCTATCCCCTCCTCCgtccccccctccatccctccggcCTCAGTCATCCAGCAGAGGCTAGCGGCCGGAGGCTACAATACCTCACCCAGCCTCCAGAGACAGCCTAGCAGTTACAACACCCTCCCCAACCCCCGCAAGTCAGACTGGATCTACGATGTACCCAGCTCTCCTGAGAAGCCTGGTGGTGAGCCTGGGTACTACAACAtcctgccatctggtggccaacctggatattacacacacctgccatTTGGTGGCCAGCCTGGGTACTACACCACCCTGCCCTCCAAGGCCCTGAGCTCTGACGGGCAGCTCCACGACACTCTGACAGACCGTAACTGCTCTGGTCAGGGACGTGGCTCTGCTCAGTCCCTCTACGACATCCCCAAACCTAGATCCCCTCCCCGGGGGTCCAAggacccccccaacccccccaggGTCCTCCCCAGGCCTCCTCTCTACGACAGACCACCAGGGCAGAGACAGACGGGCAAGGAGCACTGTGTGTACGCTGTCCCCTCTCGGGAGCAGCCCTCAGTCTCCGTCCCCCACAGAGGACACCATGTCCCGTTGGAGTGTCGGGGGGACTCTGGTCCTACCTACGACCACCCCAACCCCCAGGGCAGGCTGCAGAGGGGCCGTCTGGGGCTAGTGGCTGGGGCTCTGGAAGCCAGGCCTGATAGGGGAGACACTCTGTTacaggaagaggatgaagagagagttACAACGTCAACATCAGACAAACAGAGGATCAGCACAGCCTCCacgtcctccacctcctcctcctgcgACTCCCTRGCGCTGTGCTCCTCCTCCCCGGAGCCGCAGCGGGAGGTGTGTYTGAGCCAGGAGGAGGCGTGTCGCAGGCTGCACCTCCTACAGCAGGAGGTGTGCAGGGATGTGCCGCGACTCATGGAGTTCGTCTCCTCTAGCTGGAGGAGCAGGGATCACCTGGAAAAGCACCTCACGGAGATCAGGTTTGTGGAGATTGAGATCAGTAATGATTATTTTTAATATTCTGACCCGTGAACATAACAgtgccttaaaacttcttatggctaggggtgccgctagcggcaacattccgctgaaaaggcagcgNNNNNNNNNNNNNNNNNNNNNNNNNNNNNNNNNNNNNNNNNNNNNNNNNNNNNNNNNNNNNNNNNNNNNNNNNNNNNNNNNNNNNNNNNNNNNNNNNNNNNNNNNNNNNNNNNNNNNNNNNNNNNNNNNNNNNNNNNNNNNNNNNNNNNNNNNNNNNNNNNNNNNNNNNNNNNNNNNNNNNNNNNNNNNNNNNNNNNNNNNNNNNNNNNNNNNNNNNNNNNNNNNNNNNNNNNNNNNNNNNNNNNNNNNNNNNNNNNNNNNNNNNNNNNNNNNNNNNNNNNNNNNNNNNNNNNNNNNNNNNNNNNNNNNNNNNNNNNNNNNNNNNNNNNNNNNNNNNNNNNNNNNNNNNNNNNNNNNNNNNNNNNNNNNNNNNNNNNNNNNNNNNNNNNNNNNNNNNNNNNNNNNNNNNNNNNNNNNNNNNNNNNNNNNNNNNNNNNNNNNNNNNNNNNNNNNNNNNNNNNNNNNNNNNNNNNNNNNNNNNNNNNNNNNNNNNNNNNNNNNNNNNNNNNNNNNNNNNNNNNNNNNNNNNNNNNNNNNNNNNNNNNNNNNNNNNNNNNNNNNNNNNNNNNNNNNNNNNNNNNNNNNNNNNNNNNNNNNNNNNNNNNNNNNNNNNNNNNNNNNNNNNNNNNNNNNNNNNNNNNNNNNNNNNNNNNNNNNNNNNNNNNNNNNNNNNNNNNNNNNNNNNNNNNNNNNNNNNNNNNNNNNNNNNNNNNNNNNNNNNNNNNNNNNNNNNNNNNNNNNNNNNNNNNNNNNNNNNNNNNNNNNNNNNNNNNNNNNNNNNNNNNNNNNNNNNNNNNNNNNNNNNNNNNNNNNNNNNNNNNNNNNNNNNNNNNNNNNNNNNNNNNNNNNNNNNNNNNNNNNNNNNNNNNNNNNNNNNNNNNNNNNNNNNNNNNNNNNNNNNNNNNNNNNNNNNNNNNNNNtacagaaatactcataataaacattgataaaagatacaagtgttattcacagaattaaagatagacttctccttaatgcaaccgctgtgtcWGATttgaaaaaaactttacggaaaaagcaaaccatgaaaTCAtttgagtacggcgctcagacgacaaaacaagccaaagagatatccgccatgttggagtcaacagaagtcagaaatagcattataaatattcacttacctttgatgatcttcatcagaatgcactcccaggaatcccagttccacaataaatgtttgatttgttcgataatgtccatcatttatgtccaaattcctccttgttgttagcGCGTTCAGCCCAATAATCCAACTTCATGACGcacgatcactaggtgcagacgaaaagtccaaaggtttcgttacagtccgtagaaacatgtcaaacgatgtatagaatcaatctttaggatgtttttaacataaatcttcaataatgttccaaccagagaattcctttgtcatCAATAAAGCAATGGAACGcgagctaactctcacgtgaacgagcgtcacgagctcgtGGCACtttgccagaccactgactcaaagagccgtcaaaggaacgcagctacctctcacggccGCGCATgatttagctcatggcattctgacagacacctgactcaaacagctctcattctctcccccttcacagtagaagcctgaaacaaggttctaaagactgttgacatctagtggaagccttaggaagtgcaatatgaccccataggcactgtatattttcgataggcaatgacttgaaaaactacaaacctcagatttcccacttcctggttagagttttctcaggttttcgcctgccatatgagttctgttatactcacagacatcattcaaacacttttagaaacttcagagtgttttctatccaaatctactaataatatgcatatattagcaactgggactgagtagcaggcagtttactctgagcAAGTGGACAGTTAGTTGAACATCTACAAGCCATCTATTTGGGACTaccactatcaaatcaaatcaacctttatttgtcacatgggctgaatacaacaagcgtagaccttacagtgaaatgtatacatacaagcccttaaccaataatgcagttcaagaagagttaagaaaatatttaccaaataaacaaaagtaaaaaataaaaaataatagaaagtaacacaataacgaggcgtTATACAGGGgacaccggtacagagtcaatgtggaggttatatacagggggtaccggtacagagtcaatgtggaggaacaaggagtcacaaaaagcagaaaatatagataaaatgaatcactaacctttgatcatcttcatcagatgacacttcaTAGGACATTTCATGTTACACCATACATGCtatgtttgttcgataaagtgctaATTTATACCAAAATCCCAGTTtaacattggcgcgttacgttcagtaatgttttgcttcccaaaacatccggtgatttgcaGAGAGGCCACATCAAGTTACagaaaatactcataataaaacatttgataaaagatacaagttttATTCAACAGAATtaaaagatagacttctcctaaTGCAACCCGCTGTGTCAGATTGttgaaaaaaactttacggaaaaagcaaaccagcACATCAtttgagtacggcgctcagacgacaaaacAAGCCAAAAGAGAATATCCGCCAAATGTTGGATGTCAACAGAAGTCAGGAAATAgcattattaaatattcacttacttttgatgatcttcatcagaatgcactcccagcaagcccttaacaaacagtgcagtcaagaaagagttaaggaaatattgaccaaataaactttaaagtaaaaaaataaaaagtaaccacaataacgaggctatatacagggagggtaCCGAGTTCAGTGTGCGGGCGTACGGTTAGTTGAGTCAATtgtatacatgtaggtaggtgaAGTGACATGCATAATAACGAGATGCACTTGTAAAAGTGTCGGCTTTgatttagttgttcagcagtctttatggcttgagggtagaagctgttaaaaccTTTACAGCCccgcgttccgctagcggaactcctcccacattccaactgtgaaaaggcagagcgcgaaattcataaaatatttttttaaatactttaactttcacacattaacaagtccaatacagcaaataaagatacacatcttgtgaatccagtcaacatgtccgatttttaaaatgttttacagcgaaaacaccacatattatGTCTagactcaccaccaaatacaaaataggacagacattttttcacagcacaggtagcatgcacgaaaccaaccaaacaaccaaagaaccaaccaaactaaccaagaaacaacttcatcagatgacagtcctataacatgtttaacacaataaatctatgttttgtttcaaaaaaatgtgcatattgaggtataaatcagttttacattgctgctaccatcacagctaccgtcagatatagcaccgaagcagccagaaagttatagagaccaacgtgaaataccttaAATACCATCAAAAactttctgaaaaatcgatggtgtacagcaaattaaagacaaacatcttgtgaatccagcacaatattccgattttttaagtgttttacagcgaaaacacgaatatagcattatattagctactacaatagcctaccacacaaccgcattcattcatcaaggcacgttagcgattaGCAATAGGCaccgttagcgttagcgaataaaccagcaaaatattattaattttcactaacctttcaTAACCTTGCCTCAGATGACAGTTCCTATAACATCAGGACTTACCCTTACATACActtattgttttgttcgaaattgtGCATATTTAAGAGCTGAATATCAGTgttatccattatgctaacgtagcatctttttccagaatgtgcggatatttctattagactctcacctttCTGACCCataatagctattcataaacattacaaaaaattacATCTGTTGTATTAGGAAATGAAGATTACATAGTTCTTAATGTCAGATCGCACAGTGTTAAGAaatctaaaaatatcttcatacGACATAAGCTTACATCGTTATTACGAGAGTGGCCAATTCTGTGCGCAAAAACtcactagtacacagttcgacagatatatgaaatagcatcccacaAAGGTCCTActttttggtgatcttccatcagaatttgTCCATGTACAAGGCGGTCTCTCTGTCCAGACACCAGCTTTTGTTTGCCTCAGATTATCAGAACGCTGTCTTTTGTCCCTCTTGAATTAAGCAAGGCACTCTGCTCAAGTGCTTGCGCGAAgctatccttcctgaacataGGGCAGACATAGCAACACCGCCTAATTACGTCCCGAagaaaattcaataatctaatagaaactatattgaaaaaacattacTTTACGATGAATTGTGAcattgtatcaaataaaatcaaagcggaGATAGTGATTCGCCTTTAACGACAGCTTTCAGAACAGGCAAATTACAGGTCCTCACGCGCCTGTCCAAGAAAACCGAAAATGGGGACACGTCGATCCAAGAGGACTGCATTCCATCTCAGACTCAAGATAATaactcatttctcctctcacttcctcttgacatctagggaaggCAGGTCTATATGACGTGCAAGTAtattcatacgtatcatgcccatttaataggcaggcccttgaacacagcatcgatttcaagACTTTCCACTGCCTGGTCAGTAAtgttgctgccaaatgagttcttttatcacagacaaaattcaaaacggttttagaaactagagagtgttttctatccaatagtaataataaatgcatattgtacgagcaagaattgagtacgaggccgtttaaatgggcaccttttatccaggctactcaatactcccctgcagcccaaagaggttaaggagattttggtcctagacttggcgctccgtaccGCTTTGCCGTGcgggtagcagagaaaacagtctaggaCTTGGTGGACTGGTCTCTGACAATTgtatgggccttcctctgacaccgtctataTTCATATCCTAAACAAGCGTTACCACTAATTTTTCCCAACTACCACCACCAGTCTGCAGCAGAGATGTGCGGGTCGGTTGACCTCCTTCCTGACTTTGCCCTGATGTTGAAAGGTAACGCCCGGCGCCTGACCGACTCCAACCTGCAGGCGCGTCTCCAGCGCCAGCTCTCAGTGTTGAGGACTCCGGCCTCATCCTGCAGCAGGCCGTCAGCCTCCCTGGGCGTCGCGGCTGGCCCTCCCCTTCTGGCCAGGATTCCCGCCAGAACCACACCCCAGACCAGCTGGACAGCCTCGCAGGGTAACCAGGACCATCCCCGAGACGTCAGAGAATGGTATCCATCGTCAATGCTAACGCCAAGCTGCTTCCGCCCATACCAGTACCAGTACCACCAATAATACCAGTACCACTACCAGTCAGTTTGTGAAGAAGATAAACAGAGCAGGGAGAAGACTCAGGAACAGACCATCATTGACAATTGCCCACTACAGGTTAGTCATTGGTTATCTTGGAACCCATTTTATATACCCAGCTACAGGTTAGTCATTGGTTATCTGCACCATTATATACCCAGCTACAGGTTAGTCATTGGTTATCTGCACCATTATATACCCAGCTACAGGTTAGTCATTGTTATCTGGACATTATATACCAGCTACAGGTTAGTCATTGGTTATCTGGAACCATTATATACCCAGCTACAGGTTAGTCATTGTTATCTGGACCATTATATACCCAGCTACAGGTTAGTCATTGGTTATCTGCACCATTATATACCCAGCTACAGGTTAGTCATTGGTCATCTGGCACCATTTATATACCCAGCTACAGGTTAGTCATGGTTATCTGGACCAATTATTACCCAGCTACAGGTTAGTCATGTTATCTGGACCATTAATATACCCAGCTACAGGTTAGTCATTGGTTATCTGGCATACCACTAAGTATACCCAGATACAGCTACAGTTAGTCAATTGGTTATCTGGACCATTATATTACCCAGCTACAGGTTAGTCATTGTCATCTGACCATATTATACCCAGCCTACAGGTTAGTCATTTTCCTGACCATTATTATACCCAGCTACAGGTTAGCATTGGTATTCTGACCATTATATACCAGCTACAGGTTAGTTCATTGTTCATCTGCACCATTATATACCCAGCACAGGTAGTCATTGGTCATCTGGACCATTATATACCCAGCTACAGGTTAGTCATTGGTTCATCTGCACCATTATATACCCAGCTACAGGTAGTCATTGGTATCTGGACCATTATATACCCAGCTACAGGTTAGTCATTGGTTATCTGGACCATTATATACTCTCAGCCATTACAGGTTAGTCATTGGTTATCTGGACCATTATATACCCAGCTACAGGTAGTCATTGTCTATCTGGACCATTATATACCCAGCTACAGGTTTATCATTGAGTCATCTGGACCATTAATACCCAGCTACAGGTTATGTCATTGGTATCTGGACCATTATATACCCAGCATACAAACGGTTAGTCATGGTTTCATCTGNNNNNNNNNNNNNNNNNNNNNNNNNATCTGGACCATTATATACCCAGCTACAGGTTAGTCATTGGTTATCTGCACCATTATATACCCAGCTACAGGTTGGTCATCTGGACCATTATATACCCAGCTACAGGTCAGTCATTGGTTATCTRCACCATTATATAGCTGTAGATTTGCCAAGCTTGATATGATGCACATTCATAGTTTAGTATTTTAATCCTGATTttgaaaaagtaaaaagtaaatctTTCTCTACAGTGGTTTAAGGCCGGGTTATAATTGGTCTAACGCATGTCTGTAGACCAATAGAATTGGACCACTGTAAAACAGGCTTCACAGGGCCATTATATTTATATAGGCTTGATACCCATTCATACGGCTGTATCATTTAGCCTGCTTTAGAACATTGAAAGTAAAGCAATGCTCTaagtttgaaaaacaaattaaaagtCTGTGGAAAACAGAAAACCAAAATCACTTCCATCAAGCCTAAGGTGAGAGTTTCCCGCTACTCAGGGGAATGCATTTCTTATAGTCAAGTACTGAAACTCASGGAAAAACCTCAAATACTGTGGCCTCTCAAACACACAGCAGCTCCAGCCGCTCCTCAGTAGGAGCTGGGTGTTAGTGGTGTAGATATTAGCAGCGTACCTTGTAATTACAGGAATTCTGGGAAGCTTCAGCTTCTCTTCCTCTACTGGTGAGATTCCCCTGAGGGAacaggatgtctgtctgtctaactaaccatctctctttatcccctctctcaactttcctcctctccctttacTTCCCTCCTCTMTCTACCCCTCCCTCCtattctctccttcccttcctactCTACCTCCCTCGTCCCTCCCCTCCACACCTCTCCTTCCCTTACTCCTCCCCTGCACTCTCGcattccctccctcttcccctcttgttcctcctctacctccctcttttcttcctctcccaCCCAGGAGGACCGTTGTGTGTCCGAGCCCCAGGTCTGTGTGGACGGCCCTAGGAGATCTTCAGAACCCCTGTCTCCTAGGAAGCCATCCAAATCTGACTCTGGTGACGCCCCCAGGAGAACCTCTGAGCCCCAGGTCTCCCTGTCTGCTAGGATGGCCTCTCAGTCTGAGCCCCAGGTCTCCCTGTCTGGCTAGGATGCCTCTATCTGAAGCCCCAGGTCTCCCTGTTGCTAGGATGGCCTCTCAGTCTGAGCCCCAGGTCCCCTGTCTGCTAGGATGCCTCTCAGTCTTGAGCCCAGGTCTCCCTGTCTGCTAGGATGGCCTCTCAGTCTGAGCCCCAGGTCTCCCTGTCTGCTAGGATGGCCTCTCAGTCTGACCCCAGGTCTCCCTGTCTGCTAGGATGGCCTCTCAGTCTGAGCCCCAGGTCTCCCTGTCTGCTAGGATGGCCTCTCAGTCTGAGccccaggtctctgacatccctAGGAAGTCCTGTAACTCCCAGGTAGACAGCCCTAAGAGACAACCCACCCTGTCAGAATATTGCCGGCTGTACTTCGGGGCCCTGCAGAAGGCAATCGGTGTGTTCATAACCAGCATGGACAGCCAGCCCCCGGAGAAGTTCATCTCTCACAGCAAGCTGGTCATCATGGTAGGCCAGCGACTGGTGGACACGCTRTACCGAGAGGCCCAGAAAGGAGAGTCCCAGAGAAGGGAGCCCGGGTCGGTGTCAGGGTcagggcccagccagagccagaaccAGGTTCTGCTGTGTAAGTGCAACAACATGTGTGCCCTGTTAAAGCAGCTGGCAGTAGCCACCAAGAAGGCAGCTCTGCATTACCCTGAGAGACAGGCTCTGCAGGAGGCCCAGGACTTTGCCAAGGAGCTGGCTCAGAGAGCACAACACTTCAGGATCTCTCTGGACCTCTGAGAGAGACAGTCTTTTATTTTATAGTCTAGAAGACAGACCTTTATCTTAAGGATGCAACAGACAGTGCCGACGAACAGTGAAAAGCTGTCCTATCCCCTCTGAACGTCGCCATAACGTTGAATCGGCACCGTTCATCAACACGCAGCAGGTGCTCCACAGCCGACGTTCATGTCGGTCTGTATTTTCCTAGTCATTGGAGCTCCAAAAGCCAGTTTATGCTTGATCCGTGAATGTGGTCGGAGGCGCAGTATGGATGGTGTGACTCCGGAAgcacgcagaggccaaattgagcgcCGTACGCCACCCAAAAAATGTTTCAACAATGTGGAAGGCTCCGTATAGCACGGCATTGACATGATGGGCTGACGGCTGACGGTAGGTGAGGGtagtacatcctgtataaacacaaactcacttccttgacaacagctctgctcaactGCTCCGTGAAGAGCAAGGAGTATGMATGGACCCTGACTTCTGCAGATACCGTATCATCCCGGAACGGTTCACGGGCTAACGCAGGCGTCGGATTGACCACGCAGCGCCTTTTAAAAGGAGACTGGTCCGCTCTGCAACCATTGTGCCAACTAAAATGTTCCCCAGAGGACCTGCAGACTAATAAAAAACGAATTGCACATTTAAGGTGGAATTTTATGAAGCCAAATCTAAGATGTATTTACCAACAAATTGTATGTAATCGTATGTGACACGTATACCATAGAGATGTGTTATTACTTGTATAGTTGACTTTGATATCAACGGCCTGAATACTGTAGTAGAATATTTTGACTGTATTTCACTGTTTCTATACGAACCCAGTTACCCTATAGCctactacttactgtatgtagccttCTCAAAATACAATTTAGTACATTCCTAATTTTAAAATATGATTAAATAgttggaaaaaataaaaaaaacatttattttgcttCAATGGTTTTGGTTTCACCATTTTACTATCCTTGTTCTGAATGTGAGGTATATTATGGATCAGAAAGGCAACTGTGTTACTGTCCTGTTTTGACCATTTTTGTATCATAGCTACATGGcaaaacacacattaacacagaCAATATGCAGACCGGGAAGTCAAAACACAGCAACAGACAAtattctgtatagcactttgtgacatcggctgatgttaaaagggcttaataaatacatttgattgattgattgatgcggACAACACAGCAACAGACAATATGCAGACAACACAGTCCAaacacagcaacagacagacaacacagtccAAACACAGcaccagacagacaacacagtccAAACACAGCACGGAGGAGAGAGTGAACACGTGTTGTCTTCTGGTGCNNNNNNNNNNNN
It includes:
- the cass4 gene encoding LOW QUALITY PROTEIN: cas scaffolding protein family member 4 (The sequence of the model RefSeq protein was modified relative to this genomic sequence to represent the inferred CDS: inserted 1 base in 1 codon; substituted 1 base at 1 genomic stop codon); translation: MATSDLERQFDTRGSRRHCSPSPSLDYVYAVPPTVVPDPSYDIPIPSSVPPSIPPASVIQQRLAAGGYNTSPSLQRQPSSYNTLPNPRKSDWIYDVPSSPEKPGGEPGYYNILPSGGQPGYYTHLPFGGQPGYYTTLPSKALSSDGQLHDTLTDRNCSGQGRGSAQSLYDIPKPRSPPRGSKDPPNPPRVLPRPPLYDRPPGQRQTGKEHCVYAVPSREQPSVSVPHRGHHVPLECRGDSGPTYDHPNPQGRLQRGRLGLVAGALEARPDRGDTLLQEEDEERVTTSTSDKQRISTASTSSTSSSCDSLALCSSSPEPQREVCLSQEEACRRLHLLQQEVCRDVPRLMEFVSSSWRSRDHLEKHLTEIREATSKMCGSVDLLPDFALMLKGNARRLTDSNLQARLQRQLSXVEDSGLILQQAVSLPGRRGWPSPSGQDSRQNHTPDQLDSLAGXPGPSPRRQRMVSIVNANAKLLPPIPVPVPPIIPVPLPVSLEDRCVSEPQVCVDGPRRSSEPLSPRKPSKSDSGDAPRRTSEPQVSLSARMASQSEPQVSLMASQSEPQVSLSARMASQSEPQVSDIPRKSCNSQVDSPKRQPTLSEYCRLYFGALQKAIGVFITSMDSQPPEKFISHSKLVIMVGQRLVDTLYREAQKGESQRREPGSVSGSGPSQSQNQVLLCKCNNMCALLKQLAVATKKAALHYPERQALQEAQDFAKELAQRAQHFRISLDL